The following are from one region of the Actinoplanes sp. L3-i22 genome:
- a CDS encoding LLM class F420-dependent oxidoreductase, with the protein MTIRLGYQIPNFTYPGVPNEQLFDTVAAQAKEAEAAGFDTVLVMDHFYQLPGIGTPDQNMLEAYTTLGALASVTSTIQLSTLVTGNTYRNPAMLAKTVTTLDVVSKGRAVLGIGAGWFELEHNELGFEFGTFGQRFERLEEALTIIAPMLKGELATHEGKWYVARNPMNNPRVRPSIPIMLGGSGEQKTFRLAARFADHMNIICDVDDLGRKVSVLRERCEEIGRDPATLATSYLVMGMIGESEQEVKELGASIPEDRRNRAFLGTAEQVAEQLHEKVIGAGIDGITINLVRNGHRAGLVTAVAEALKPIVKA; encoded by the coding sequence ATGACCATCCGGCTCGGCTACCAGATCCCGAACTTCACCTACCCCGGTGTGCCGAACGAGCAGCTGTTCGACACGGTGGCCGCGCAGGCCAAGGAGGCCGAGGCCGCGGGCTTCGACACCGTCCTGGTGATGGACCACTTCTATCAGCTGCCGGGCATCGGCACGCCGGACCAGAACATGCTCGAGGCGTACACGACGCTCGGCGCGCTCGCGTCCGTGACCTCGACGATCCAGCTGTCCACGCTGGTCACCGGCAACACGTACCGGAATCCCGCGATGCTCGCCAAGACGGTGACGACGCTCGACGTGGTGTCGAAGGGGCGCGCGGTCCTCGGCATCGGCGCCGGGTGGTTCGAGCTCGAGCACAACGAGCTGGGCTTCGAGTTCGGCACGTTCGGGCAGCGCTTCGAGCGGCTCGAGGAAGCGCTGACGATCATCGCGCCGATGCTCAAGGGTGAGCTGGCGACGCACGAGGGCAAGTGGTACGTGGCGCGCAACCCGATGAACAACCCGCGGGTGCGGCCGAGCATCCCGATCATGCTGGGCGGGTCCGGGGAGCAGAAGACGTTCCGGCTCGCCGCGCGGTTCGCCGATCACATGAACATCATCTGCGACGTGGACGACCTCGGCCGCAAGGTCTCGGTGCTGCGTGAGCGGTGCGAGGAGATCGGGCGGGACCCGGCGACGCTCGCCACCAGCTACCTGGTGATGGGCATGATCGGGGAGAGCGAGCAGGAGGTGAAGGAGCTCGGCGCGTCGATCCCGGAGGACCGGCGGAACCGGGCCTTCCTGGGTACGGCGGAGCAGGTCGCCGAGCAGCTGCACGAGAAGGTGATCGGGGCGGGCATCGACGGGATCACCATCAACCTGGTCCGGAACGGTCACCGGGCGGGGCTGGTCACCGCGGTCGCCGAGGCGCTCAAGCCGATCGTCAAGGCCTGA
- a CDS encoding NAD(P)H-binding protein, with protein sequence MDNARVLVVGGHGKVALLLLPLLVESGHRVTAVFRDPAHTDEVAETGADPVVADVARLDVEELAKIFRGHDAIVWSAGAGGGDPARTYAVDRDAAIRSMSAASLAGARRYVMVSYFGSQIDHGVPEDSGFFPYAEAKAAADAHLATTDLEWTVVAPSRLTSEPAGGRIEMANQGATSGSVSRADVAAVVAHVLSGPATIHRTIRFNSGATPIADALSEGDLA encoded by the coding sequence ATGGACAACGCGCGGGTTCTTGTCGTGGGTGGGCACGGGAAGGTGGCGCTGCTACTGCTGCCGCTGCTGGTCGAATCCGGTCACCGGGTGACGGCGGTGTTCCGCGATCCGGCGCACACCGACGAGGTGGCGGAGACCGGCGCGGATCCGGTGGTCGCCGACGTCGCGCGGCTCGACGTGGAGGAACTCGCCAAGATCTTCCGCGGGCACGACGCGATCGTCTGGTCGGCCGGGGCCGGGGGCGGCGATCCGGCGCGGACCTACGCGGTGGATCGGGATGCCGCGATCCGGTCGATGAGCGCGGCGTCGCTGGCCGGGGCCCGGCGCTACGTGATGGTCTCCTACTTCGGGTCGCAGATCGATCACGGCGTTCCGGAGGACAGCGGCTTCTTTCCGTACGCGGAGGCGAAGGCCGCCGCCGACGCGCATCTCGCGACGACTGATCTGGAATGGACAGTGGTCGCGCCGAGCCGGCTCACGTCCGAGCCGGCCGGCGGGCGGATCGAGATGGCGAACCAGGGCGCGACCTCCGGTTCGGTGAGCCGGGCGGACGTGGCCGCGGTCGTGGCGCACGTGCTGAGTGGGCCGGCGACGATCCACCGGACGATCCGGTTCAATTCCGGCGCCACGCCGATCGCCGACGCGCTGAGCGAAGGCGACCTCGCCTGA
- a CDS encoding nucleoside deaminase — translation MTLVSSSDATYLERAIALARSARERGDHPFGALLVTADGAVIEAMNTMVTGADPTGHAETNLVRLAGGLSLGELAGSTLYTSTEPCAMCAGAIYWAGVGRMVFALSSDDLNAMVPDTSDIPPLRLSSREVFARGGRVIVVEGPVALPSATEVHHGFWR, via the coding sequence ATGACCTTGGTTTCCTCGTCCGACGCGACATATCTCGAACGGGCGATCGCGCTGGCCCGGTCGGCCCGGGAGCGCGGTGATCATCCGTTCGGCGCGCTGCTGGTCACCGCGGACGGCGCGGTGATCGAGGCGATGAACACGATGGTCACCGGGGCGGACCCGACCGGGCACGCGGAGACCAACCTGGTCCGGCTCGCGGGCGGCCTGTCGCTCGGGGAGCTCGCCGGGAGCACGCTCTACACCAGCACCGAGCCGTGCGCGATGTGCGCGGGGGCGATCTACTGGGCCGGGGTGGGGCGGATGGTGTTCGCGCTCTCCTCGGACGACCTGAACGCGATGGTGCCCGATACCTCGGACATTCCGCCGCTGCGGCTGTCGTCGCGGGAGGTGTTCGCCCGGGGTGGGCGGGTGATCGTGGTCGAGGGGCCGGTGGCGCTGCCGTCGGCGACCGAGGTGCACCACGGGTTCTGGCGCTGA
- a CDS encoding MFS transporter, producing MRWRGLSGVLSSQACTLSANRLLTVAVPWLVLDRTGSAAQTGLVVACQVLPYAFTQWLAGPLLDRIGPRRISVAGDVTSAAVLIVPAILGTPPLWLLTLMLLIVGCADGPASAAKRLLVPFAAADAGQSTVRGVGLATAVERTATAVGTAMAGWLVATLGGDRALWVAATMLGVATVIVTMTVTDPVRDRGRDDETYLDRLRTGTTFLRGSPPLRALTAMFVVTNLLDQALMAVLLPVWARSGGHDATVVGLALSTVGLASIASALASAGFGTRLPRRATYLIGVLSSGPTRILVLALGLPPEVVIAVYALAGIGSGLFNPLLETLQVERIPAALRGRVQTLISAWAWAGIPIGGLFGAALLNFGGLTTALWICGLAYLAAVLRPAWRVDWSIPVTAEPIREIKIRLAPPEVAARVPVRRP from the coding sequence GTGAGATGGCGTGGACTCTCCGGTGTTCTGAGCTCGCAGGCCTGCACGCTGTCCGCGAACCGGCTGCTCACCGTCGCGGTGCCGTGGCTGGTGCTGGATCGTACCGGCAGTGCCGCGCAGACCGGCCTGGTGGTGGCCTGCCAGGTGCTGCCGTACGCGTTCACGCAGTGGCTGGCCGGGCCGCTGCTGGACCGGATCGGCCCGCGGCGGATCAGTGTGGCCGGCGACGTGACGTCGGCGGCTGTCCTGATCGTCCCGGCGATCCTGGGCACCCCGCCGCTCTGGCTGCTCACCCTGATGCTGCTGATCGTCGGTTGCGCGGACGGTCCGGCCAGCGCCGCGAAGCGCCTGCTGGTGCCGTTCGCCGCCGCGGACGCCGGGCAGTCGACCGTGCGCGGCGTCGGCCTGGCGACCGCGGTGGAGCGGACGGCGACCGCGGTCGGCACGGCGATGGCCGGCTGGCTGGTCGCCACGCTCGGTGGCGATCGAGCACTCTGGGTAGCCGCAACAATGCTCGGAGTAGCGACGGTCATCGTGACGATGACGGTGACCGACCCGGTGCGGGACCGCGGGCGGGACGACGAGACGTACCTCGACCGGCTGCGGACCGGGACCACGTTCCTGCGCGGCAGTCCGCCGTTGCGCGCGCTGACCGCGATGTTCGTCGTCACCAACCTGCTCGATCAGGCGCTGATGGCGGTGCTGCTGCCGGTCTGGGCGCGATCCGGCGGCCACGACGCGACGGTGGTCGGGCTGGCGCTGAGCACGGTGGGCCTGGCGTCGATCGCGTCGGCGCTGGCGTCGGCCGGCTTCGGGACCCGATTACCGCGCCGCGCCACGTACCTCATCGGGGTGCTGAGCAGCGGCCCGACCCGGATCCTGGTGCTCGCGCTGGGCCTGCCGCCGGAGGTGGTGATCGCCGTCTACGCCCTCGCCGGGATCGGGTCCGGGCTGTTCAACCCGCTGCTGGAGACACTCCAGGTGGAACGGATCCCGGCGGCGCTGCGCGGGCGCGTGCAGACGCTGATCAGCGCGTGGGCCTGGGCCGGCATCCCGATCGGCGGCCTGTTCGGGGCGGCGCTGCTGAACTTCGGCGGACTGACCACGGCACTGTGGATCTGCGGGCTCGCCTACCTCGCCGCCGTGCTGCGCCCGGCCTGGCGCGTCGACTGGTCGATTCCGGTCACCGCCGAGCCGATCCGGGAGATCAAGATCAGGCTCGCTCCCCCCGAGGTCGCTGCCCGGGTCCCGGTCCGCCGACCATGA
- a CDS encoding protealysin inhibitor emfourin, with the protein MRVSLATHGGLAAPIVRRLPARVLDADRLPDDDARELRRLLAAAAADPGGVHPARSARDVMTYTVTVEDGPHSTTLTSSDTAMSAAFATLLSWLQPRLG; encoded by the coding sequence ATGCGGGTGTCCCTGGCGACGCACGGCGGGCTGGCGGCTCCGATCGTCCGGCGGTTGCCGGCCCGCGTGCTCGACGCCGACCGGCTCCCGGACGACGATGCCCGGGAGCTGCGCCGGTTGCTGGCCGCGGCCGCCGCCGACCCGGGCGGCGTGCACCCGGCCCGGTCCGCCCGGGATGTCATGACCTACACCGTCACGGTCGAGGACGGGCCGCACTCGACGACGCTGACCAGCTCGGACACCGCGATGTCGGCGGCCTTCGCCACCCTGCTCAGCTGGCTCCAGCCCCGTCTCGGCTGA
- a CDS encoding M4 family metallopeptidase yields MTSIRPLSCITPPFILTRLLDSDNVAIRQAALSTLLTTSQLRGERTVRGLIAGALSAPADGRRSIFDCAHSTFLPFATLVRSEDDEPVADAAVNRAHDGFGATRTFFRDVFQRDSIDDRGMRLQGYVHRGDKYNNAFWDGQEMVFGDGDGEVFTDFTGSLDVIAHELGHGVTEHTANLEYHNQSGALNESLSDVAGSMVKQWSLRQTADQADWLIGAEVFTPAIDADALRSLKAPGTAFDNKLFGKDPQPDHMDRYVELPDTEEGDNGGVHINSGIPNRAFFLVATTLGGFSWDAPGHIWYESLKASNPTTDFQGFADTTYRKAAELYGADSEQQQAVEGAWGTVGIPVTTAPTLLGRG; encoded by the coding sequence ATGACGTCCATCAGGCCTCTCAGCTGCATCACTCCGCCGTTCATCCTGACCCGGCTGCTCGACAGCGACAACGTGGCGATCCGGCAGGCGGCGCTGTCCACCCTGCTCACCACGTCCCAGCTGCGGGGCGAGCGGACCGTCCGGGGCCTGATCGCCGGGGCGCTCTCCGCGCCCGCGGACGGCCGCCGCAGCATCTTCGACTGCGCGCACTCGACGTTCCTGCCGTTCGCCACGCTGGTCCGCTCGGAGGACGACGAGCCGGTCGCGGACGCGGCGGTGAACCGGGCGCACGACGGGTTCGGCGCCACCCGCACGTTCTTCCGGGACGTGTTCCAGCGCGACTCGATCGACGACCGGGGCATGCGCCTGCAGGGCTACGTGCACCGCGGCGACAAGTACAACAACGCGTTCTGGGACGGTCAGGAGATGGTCTTCGGCGACGGGGACGGCGAGGTCTTCACGGACTTCACCGGCTCGCTGGACGTGATCGCGCACGAGCTGGGGCACGGCGTCACCGAGCACACCGCGAACCTGGAGTACCACAACCAGTCCGGCGCGCTGAACGAGTCGCTGTCCGACGTGGCCGGCTCGATGGTCAAGCAGTGGTCGCTGCGGCAGACCGCGGATCAGGCCGACTGGCTGATCGGCGCCGAGGTCTTCACCCCGGCCATCGACGCGGACGCGCTGCGCTCGTTGAAGGCGCCGGGCACCGCGTTCGACAACAAGCTGTTCGGCAAGGACCCGCAGCCCGACCACATGGACCGGTACGTCGAGCTGCCGGACACCGAGGAGGGCGACAACGGCGGCGTGCACATCAACTCGGGCATCCCGAACCGGGCGTTCTTCCTGGTCGCCACGACCCTCGGGGGTTTCTCCTGGGACGCGCCCGGGCACATCTGGTACGAGTCGCTGAAGGCGTCGAACCCGACCACCGATTTCCAGGGTTTCGCCGACACGACGTACCGCAAGGCGGCCGAGCTCTACGGTGCGGACAGCGAGCAGCAGCAGGCGGTCGAGGGGGCGTGGGGCACGGTGGGCATTCCGGTCACGACGGCGCCGACCCTGCTCGGGCGCGGCTAG
- a CDS encoding STM4015 family protein codes for MTINHHLTEFAGLPIVTLEDEPPADPAAVAWRIDMEDFEADLSEFEAALEQVLERCGPAGPTALVVGEWGSSYESEFPVELMVRHAARFSGLRALFIGDMTYEQCEISWINHNDITPLLEAFPALERLWVRGSQGLELTPGRFPGLRELVLQSGGLPLPVIRAVAASDLPNLEHLELWLGVATYGGDARAEDLAPILGGRSMPALTHLGLCNSEIADEVAAAVAAAPVVARLTRLDLSLGMLGDLGAEALLAGQPLTHLDRLDLHHHFMTAEMAQRVVDELPGVQVDVSDQQKEEQWGRYTVCAE; via the coding sequence GTGACCATCAACCATCATCTGACCGAATTCGCCGGTCTGCCGATCGTGACCCTGGAGGACGAGCCCCCGGCGGATCCGGCCGCGGTGGCCTGGCGCATCGACATGGAGGACTTCGAGGCCGACCTGTCCGAGTTCGAGGCCGCGCTGGAGCAGGTCCTGGAGCGCTGCGGCCCGGCCGGCCCGACCGCCCTGGTGGTCGGCGAGTGGGGGTCGTCCTACGAGTCCGAGTTCCCGGTCGAGCTGATGGTCCGGCACGCCGCCCGGTTCAGCGGGCTGCGGGCGCTGTTCATCGGCGACATGACCTACGAACAGTGCGAGATCTCCTGGATCAACCACAACGACATCACGCCGCTGCTCGAGGCGTTCCCGGCGCTGGAGCGGCTGTGGGTGCGCGGCTCGCAGGGGCTCGAGCTGACCCCGGGGCGGTTCCCCGGGCTCCGCGAGCTGGTCCTGCAGTCCGGTGGCCTGCCGCTGCCGGTGATCCGCGCGGTCGCCGCGTCCGACCTGCCGAACCTGGAGCATCTGGAGCTGTGGCTCGGGGTGGCGACCTACGGCGGTGACGCCCGGGCCGAGGATCTCGCGCCGATCCTCGGCGGGCGGTCGATGCCCGCGCTCACCCACCTCGGGCTGTGCAACTCGGAGATCGCCGACGAGGTGGCCGCGGCCGTGGCCGCCGCGCCGGTGGTGGCCCGGCTCACCCGGCTCGATCTGTCGCTGGGAATGCTCGGCGATCTCGGGGCCGAGGCGCTCCTGGCCGGGCAGCCCCTCACCCACCTCGATCGGCTGGATCTGCACCACCACTTCATGACGGCGGAGATGGCTCAGCGGGTCGTCGACGAGCTGCCGGGCGTCCAGGTGGACGTGTCGGACCAGCAGAAAGAGGAGCAGTGGGGTCGCTACACGGTCTGCGCCGAGTAG
- a CDS encoding STM4014 family protein produces the protein MRLAVVGNPENRRVTMFSAAAESAGLAAPEVFAWRDVLLSGRVPGPGTLVRIDSPGENAEVDGLLRALGGDRSGVAPEHGEIAGGAAVFAGLGRALERVAAGGGTLLNDPGDILAMTSKPRCHALLTAAAIPVPAALGPVALGPATLGPVALGPVSHRPTALGPATLRPTAFGPTAPEPAAPEPAAPEPAAPEPAAPGADTVGADTVGLVDGYESLRAAMTAAGCGRVFVKAAYGSSASGVVALAVGGPGRIMAVTSVELSEGKIFNNLRVRRYDDEPSIAAIVDRLAPDGLHVERWYPKAALGGRVLDLRVVVIAGRARHVVVRTSRSPMTNLHLGNARGDVSAVRAAVGERGWAAAMETCVRAAGCFPRSLHAGVDLMFRTGWRGHAVAEVNAFGDLLPGIRSDDGLDTYEAEIAAVIAGWQPPPAP, from the coding sequence GTGCGGCTCGCCGTCGTCGGTAACCCGGAGAACCGGCGGGTCACCATGTTCAGCGCGGCCGCGGAGTCCGCTGGGCTGGCCGCGCCGGAGGTCTTTGCCTGGCGGGACGTTCTCCTGTCCGGGCGGGTTCCGGGGCCGGGGACTCTCGTCCGGATCGACTCGCCGGGTGAGAACGCCGAGGTGGACGGGCTGCTGCGGGCGCTTGGCGGGGATCGGTCCGGGGTGGCGCCCGAGCATGGGGAGATCGCCGGTGGGGCGGCGGTCTTCGCCGGGCTGGGCCGGGCGTTGGAGCGCGTCGCCGCCGGGGGTGGGACGCTGCTGAACGATCCCGGGGACATCCTGGCGATGACGTCGAAGCCGCGGTGCCACGCGCTCCTGACCGCCGCCGCCATCCCCGTGCCGGCCGCACTAGGCCCGGTCGCACTCGGCCCAGCCACACTCGGCCCGGTCGCGCTCGGCCCGGTCTCGCACAGACCCACCGCGCTCGGCCCGGCCACGCTCAGACCCACCGCGTTCGGACCCACCGCGCCCGAGCCGGCCGCCCCCGAGCCGGCCGCCCCCGAGCCGGCCGCCCCCGAGCCGGCCGCGCCCGGGGCGGACACGGTCGGGGCGGACACGGTCGGGCTGGTGGACGGCTATGAGTCGCTGCGGGCGGCGATGACGGCGGCCGGGTGCGGCCGGGTCTTCGTCAAGGCCGCCTATGGATCATCGGCCTCCGGGGTGGTGGCGCTCGCGGTCGGCGGGCCGGGGCGGATCATGGCGGTCACCTCGGTCGAGCTGAGCGAGGGGAAGATCTTCAACAACCTTCGGGTACGCCGTTATGACGACGAACCCTCGATCGCGGCGATCGTCGACCGGCTGGCGCCGGACGGCCTGCACGTCGAGCGGTGGTACCCGAAGGCGGCCCTCGGCGGCCGGGTGCTGGACCTGCGGGTGGTCGTGATCGCCGGCCGGGCGCGGCACGTCGTGGTCCGCACCAGCCGCTCCCCGATGACGAATCTGCACCTCGGCAACGCCCGCGGGGACGTGTCCGCGGTCCGCGCCGCGGTCGGCGAGCGGGGCTGGGCCGCGGCGATGGAGACCTGCGTCCGGGCGGCCGGGTGCTTTCCGCGCAGCCTGCACGCGGGGGTCGACCTGATGTTCCGAACCGGCTGGCGTGGTCACGCGGTGGCCGAGGTGAACGCGTTCGGCGACCTCCTCCCGGGGATCCGCTCCGACGACGGCCTGGACACCTACGAGGCCGAGATCGCCGCCGTCATCGCCGGCTGGCAGCCCCCGCCAGCCCCCTGA
- a CDS encoding DUF6745 domain-containing protein, whose product MRLTHEQEAMAAAVEDQWLAAAVETGPGDRAAAEAGVREAYRLAGLPGPSRIYWLGSPRAGAVAVALLSGELSAAPAAVALLPGDPSPGPADRTPDWFASVAGELRAQGWAPGETAGSSVRRRVRTEPWAAARKAAVAALGADGWAQLSAAAGRRSWALVMDLVAGRLRLRLGDDLVADLPHEAGRAARRPVLDAIYGQHDGTWLSTFEAADRLCPEAGLTDGLTGLAEVARHAGWWWANERVAVLTERPRLLARDNVGRLHRGEGAALEFADGYGLWAWRGMPIPVSLAAELPALTVERIQQEENAELRRVMLEHFGYERYLRDAGAQRRGSDEAGTLWWLDLPGDEPLVMVEVVNATPEPDGTSRVYWLRVPPQTRTARAGVAWTFGLTEEEYRPMIQT is encoded by the coding sequence ATGCGACTGACCCACGAGCAGGAGGCGATGGCCGCGGCCGTCGAGGACCAGTGGCTGGCCGCGGCCGTCGAGACCGGGCCGGGGGATCGGGCGGCGGCCGAGGCGGGGGTGCGGGAGGCCTATCGGCTGGCCGGTCTGCCCGGCCCGTCGCGGATCTACTGGCTGGGGTCGCCGCGGGCCGGGGCGGTGGCGGTGGCCCTGCTCTCCGGTGAGCTGTCGGCCGCGCCGGCGGCGGTGGCCCTGCTGCCCGGGGACCCTTCGCCCGGTCCGGCCGATCGAACGCCGGACTGGTTCGCCTCGGTGGCCGGTGAGCTGCGGGCCCAGGGCTGGGCGCCGGGGGAGACGGCCGGCTCGTCGGTGCGTCGGCGGGTGCGGACCGAGCCGTGGGCGGCCGCCCGGAAGGCCGCCGTGGCGGCGCTCGGCGCGGACGGTTGGGCCCAGCTCAGCGCGGCGGCCGGCCGGCGGTCCTGGGCGCTGGTGATGGACCTGGTGGCCGGCCGGCTCCGGCTCCGCCTCGGGGACGACCTGGTCGCCGATCTGCCGCACGAGGCCGGCCGGGCGGCGCGGCGGCCGGTGCTCGACGCGATCTACGGGCAGCACGACGGCACCTGGCTGAGCACGTTCGAGGCCGCCGACCGGCTGTGCCCCGAGGCCGGCCTGACCGACGGGCTGACCGGGCTCGCCGAGGTCGCCCGGCACGCCGGCTGGTGGTGGGCGAACGAGCGGGTCGCCGTGCTGACCGAGCGCCCCCGGCTGCTGGCCCGGGACAACGTGGGCCGGCTGCACCGCGGGGAGGGCGCCGCGCTGGAGTTCGCCGACGGCTACGGCCTGTGGGCGTGGCGGGGCATGCCGATCCCGGTGAGCCTGGCCGCCGAGCTGCCGGCGCTGACCGTGGAACGCATCCAGCAGGAGGAGAACGCCGAGCTCCGCCGGGTCATGCTGGAGCATTTCGGGTACGAGCGGTACCTGCGGGACGCCGGCGCCCAGCGGCGCGGCTCGGACGAGGCCGGCACGCTGTGGTGGCTCGACCTGCCGGGTGACGAGCCGCTGGTGATGGTCGAGGTGGTCAACGCGACCCCGGAGCCGGACGGGACCAGCCGCGTGTACTGGCTGCGCGTGCCGCCGCAGACCAGGACTGCCCGGGCGGGCGTGGCCTGGACCTTCGGACTGACCGAGGAGGAGTATCGGCCGATGATCCAGACCTGA
- a CDS encoding NAD-binding protein — protein sequence MAPADAAPTRDWRGHIIVCGLDDVGLRTVEQLYHAGVRVVVVEDIADPRLVRVVRGWGVPVVVGSPRLQETLDEAGLPGAVAVICVLADDLHTLEAALLMRELRADVRVVVQLRNPAVGRALSAIQVSVLDVAGLSAPSVVEACLRTGTHELDLDGQPFVAARVTADQSGTLRARYGSLAPLAVSPADGGEVVICPGRDHPVRAGDQVTLLGTPEELAEARVVDTREGPADAEPGRWARWVHMAGSVVRALDRRIAYALIALVTLLNISVTVLQFGYREPDGTRMTPLDALYFSVESIATVGYGDYNFRYQRPWLRIFAIGLMVIGACFAAMFIALLTNVLVSIKIQEALGNRLLDRLTDHVIVIGIGSVGARVVERLRAAGTEVVVIESDENNRYVDQVRDSGVPVIIADATLARTLDRVQIGSARAVAVLTSDDLVNLETGLAVKDRLGERWGAVPVVLRLFDRTLADTVEHTLSLGVTRSTAALAAPWFVGAALGLDVLATFYVGSQLMLVGRLTVAPGGGLDGLAMQDLSARTRVVAIRRGSGLGVFEHPPRRDTRFAAGDQAYLIGPYEELLQVLRRDALSTVGLPAEVPENVRPGASAARENVVPGG from the coding sequence ATGGCCCCCGCCGACGCCGCACCCACCCGGGACTGGCGCGGGCACATCATCGTGTGCGGACTCGACGACGTCGGCCTGCGGACCGTCGAGCAGCTCTACCACGCCGGCGTCCGGGTCGTCGTGGTCGAGGACATCGCCGACCCGCGCCTGGTCCGGGTGGTCCGCGGCTGGGGCGTGCCGGTCGTGGTCGGCAGCCCGCGCCTGCAGGAGACCCTGGACGAGGCCGGCCTGCCCGGCGCGGTCGCGGTGATCTGCGTGCTCGCCGACGACCTGCACACGCTCGAGGCCGCGCTGCTGATGCGGGAGCTGCGGGCCGACGTCCGGGTGGTGGTCCAGCTGCGGAACCCGGCGGTCGGCCGGGCACTGTCGGCGATCCAGGTGAGCGTGCTCGACGTCGCCGGCCTCTCCGCACCGTCGGTCGTCGAGGCATGCCTGCGGACCGGCACGCACGAGCTGGACCTGGACGGGCAGCCGTTCGTCGCGGCGCGGGTCACCGCCGATCAGTCCGGGACGCTGCGGGCGCGGTACGGGTCGCTCGCACCGCTCGCGGTCAGCCCGGCCGACGGTGGCGAGGTGGTGATCTGTCCCGGCCGCGACCATCCGGTGCGGGCCGGCGACCAGGTCACGCTGCTGGGCACCCCGGAGGAGCTGGCCGAGGCGCGCGTGGTCGACACCAGGGAGGGGCCGGCTGACGCCGAGCCCGGGCGGTGGGCACGGTGGGTGCACATGGCCGGGTCCGTCGTGCGCGCGCTGGACAGACGGATCGCGTACGCGTTGATCGCGCTGGTCACGCTGCTCAACATCTCGGTCACCGTGCTGCAGTTCGGCTACCGGGAGCCGGACGGCACCCGGATGACCCCGCTCGACGCGCTCTACTTCTCGGTCGAGTCGATCGCCACGGTCGGCTACGGCGACTACAACTTCCGCTATCAGCGGCCCTGGCTGCGGATCTTCGCCATCGGCCTGATGGTGATCGGCGCCTGCTTCGCGGCGATGTTCATCGCCCTGCTCACCAACGTGCTCGTCTCGATCAAGATCCAGGAGGCGCTCGGGAACCGGCTCCTCGACCGGCTCACCGACCACGTGATCGTGATCGGGATCGGCTCGGTCGGCGCGCGCGTCGTGGAACGGCTGCGCGCGGCCGGCACCGAGGTGGTCGTGATCGAGTCGGACGAGAACAACCGGTACGTCGACCAGGTGCGCGACAGCGGCGTCCCGGTGATCATCGCGGACGCGACGCTGGCCCGGACCCTGGACCGGGTGCAGATCGGCTCGGCCCGCGCGGTCGCCGTGCTGACCAGCGACGACCTGGTGAACCTGGAGACCGGGCTGGCGGTGAAGGACCGGCTGGGGGAGCGGTGGGGCGCGGTCCCGGTGGTGCTGCGCCTGTTCGACCGGACGCTCGCGGACACCGTCGAGCACACCCTGAGCCTGGGGGTCACCCGGTCGACGGCGGCGCTGGCCGCGCCCTGGTTCGTCGGGGCGGCGCTCGGCCTGGACGTGCTGGCCACCTTCTACGTCGGGTCGCAGCTGATGCTGGTGGGACGGTTGACGGTGGCGCCCGGCGGCGGGCTGGACGGCCTGGCCATGCAGGACCTGTCGGCGCGGACCCGGGTGGTGGCGATCCGGCGGGGCAGCGGGCTCGGGGTGTTCGAGCACCCGCCGCGCCGGGACACCCGGTTCGCGGCCGGGGACCAGGCGTATCTGATCGGGCCGTACGAGGAGTTGCTGCAGGTGCTGCGGCGGGACGCGCTGTCGACGGTCGGGTTGCCGGCGGAGGTCCCGGAAAATGTCCGCCCCGGGGCGTCGGCGGCCCGGGAAAATGTCGTACCCGGTGGATAG